One genomic segment of Equus przewalskii isolate Varuska chromosome 13, EquPr2, whole genome shotgun sequence includes these proteins:
- the LOC139075220 gene encoding olfactory receptor 2C3-like, whose product MNPSNASSPEVFVLLAFSSQPLLEPILFVLVLGFYVVSLLGNGTIILVSCLDVHLHTPMYFFLANLSFLDIGFTTSIIPQLLVNLWGPQKTISYGGCVVQFYISHWLGATECVLLAVMSYDRYAAICRPLQYTIIMHPQLSLSLALTSWLGGLTTSMVASTLTMLLPLCGNNRIDHFLCEMPLIIQLACVDTSFNEMEMYVACFIFAVLPLGLILVSYGHIACAVLKIRSAEGRRKAFNTCSSHVAVVALFYGSIIFMYLQPAKSNSHERGKFLALFYTVVTPMLNPLIYTLRNKDVKKAFRRLVLEKSCGFVGTRGHI is encoded by the coding sequence CCAATGCAAGTTCTCCAGAAGTCTTCGTACTCCTGGCCTTCTCTTCACAACCCTTGCTAGAACCTATCCTCTTCGTCCTTGTCTTGGGGTTTTATGTGGTGTCTCTCTTGGGCAATGGCACCATCATTCTGGTCTCCTGTCTGGATGTGCACCTCCACACTCCGATGTACTTCTTTCTTGCCAATCTCTCCTTCCTGGACATTGGCTTCACCACAAGCATCATCCCACAACTCCTGGTCAACCTCTGGGGACCACAGAAAACCATAAGCTATGGAGGCTGCGTGGTCCAGTTCTATATCTCACACTGGCTGGGGGCTACTGAGTGTGTCCTCCTGGCAGTTATGTCCTATGACCGCTATGCTGCCATCTGCAGGCCACTCCAGTACACCATCATCATGCATCCACAGCTTAGCCTCAGCCTGGCCCTCACCTCATGGCTCGGGGGTTTGACCACCAGCATGGTGGCCTCCACGCTCACCATGCTCCTGCCGCTGTGTGGGAACAATCGCATTGACCACTTTCTCTGTGAGATGCCCCTCATTATACAACTGGCTTGTGTGGACACCAGCTTCAATGAGATGGAGATGTATGTGGCCTGCTTTATCTTTGCTGTCTTGCCTCTGGGTCTCATCCTGGTCTCATATGGCCATATTGCCTGTGCTGTGTTGAAGATCAGGTCAGCAGAAGGGCGGAGAAAGGCCTTCAACACCTGCTCTTCCCACGTGGCAGTCGTGGCTCTGTTTTACGGGAGCATCATCTTCATGTACCTCCAGCCGGCCAAGAGCAACTCTCACGAACGGGGCAAGTTCCTGGCCCTCTTCTACACTGTGGTCACCCCGATGCTGAACCCCCTGATTTACACGCTGAGGAACAAGGACGTGAAGAAGGCATTCAGGCGCCTTGTGTTAGAGAAGAGCTGTGGCTTTGTGGGGACACGGGGGCACATTTAG